A genomic stretch from Phycisphaerae bacterium includes:
- a CDS encoding Gfo/Idh/MocA family oxidoreductase, translated as MNRRDFLRTSAAASAVSAFSGSFVQGAEPKAGLRVGLIGTGWYGKSDLFRLIQVSPVNIVSLCDVDKKQVDEAAEMVATRQISKKKPRAYGDYREMLKEKDLDIVLIATPDHWHALAMIAAVEAGADVYVQKPISVDVAEGAAMVAAARRTRRVVQVGTQRKSTPHLIDAKKNVVEAGLLGKIGHVEMCCYYHMRANGNPPVQPVPDHLDYEMWTGPAPLRPYDGIPHVRWWRTFTEYSNGITGDMCVHMYDTVRWMLGLAWPKRITSTGGILVQKEGKSNIADTQTATFEYDGLTCAWTHRTWGNPTDPKYPWALFLYGDKGTLKASTMSYDFYPEGKNEPSVHKDCVFEKDQYPEDVNEKAIELNAAPATRLHMKDFLAAIASRGKPVADIEEGHISTASCILANLSMKLGRPLTWDAKAGKVVGDDEANGLLKRPYRKPWVHPADKA; from the coding sequence ATGAATCGTCGCGATTTCCTGAGGACGAGTGCGGCCGCGTCGGCGGTCAGTGCATTCAGCGGTTCCTTCGTCCAGGGCGCGGAGCCGAAGGCGGGGCTTCGCGTCGGGCTCATCGGCACCGGCTGGTATGGCAAGTCCGACCTGTTCCGCCTCATCCAGGTCTCTCCGGTCAACATTGTCTCCCTGTGCGACGTGGACAAGAAACAGGTCGATGAGGCGGCCGAGATGGTCGCCACGCGCCAGATCTCGAAGAAGAAACCCCGAGCCTACGGTGACTATCGTGAGATGCTCAAGGAGAAGGACCTCGATATCGTCTTGATCGCCACACCCGACCACTGGCACGCCCTGGCCATGATCGCGGCCGTCGAGGCCGGGGCAGACGTGTACGTGCAGAAACCAATCAGCGTGGACGTGGCCGAAGGCGCCGCTATGGTGGCCGCCGCCCGCCGCACCCGGCGCGTGGTCCAAGTCGGCACGCAACGCAAGAGCACCCCCCACTTGATCGACGCCAAGAAGAACGTGGTCGAGGCCGGCCTGCTGGGCAAGATCGGCCACGTGGAGATGTGCTGCTATTACCACATGCGGGCCAATGGCAACCCGCCGGTCCAGCCGGTTCCCGACCACCTCGATTACGAGATGTGGACCGGCCCGGCACCACTCCGGCCGTACGACGGCATCCCCCACGTACGCTGGTGGCGGACGTTCACCGAGTACAGCAACGGCATCACCGGCGACATGTGCGTGCACATGTACGATACCGTCCGCTGGATGCTGGGCCTGGCCTGGCCGAAGCGAATCACCTCGACCGGCGGGATCCTGGTCCAGAAGGAAGGCAAGTCCAACATCGCCGACACCCAGACGGCCACCTTCGAGTACGACGGCCTGACCTGCGCCTGGACGCATCGCACCTGGGGCAATCCGACCGACCCGAAGTACCCCTGGGCGCTGTTCCTCTACGGCGACAAGGGTACACTCAAGGCCAGCACCATGAGCTACGACTTCTACCCGGAGGGAAAGAACGAACCGTCGGTCCACAAGGACTGCGTCTTCGAAAAGGACCAGTACCCCGAGGACGTCAACGAAAAGGCCATCGAACTCAACGCGGCACCGGCCACACGCCTGCACATGAAGGACTTCCTCGCGGCCATCGCCTCACGCGGCAAGCCGGTGGCCGACATCGAGGAAGGCCACATCTCGACCGCCTCCTGCATCCTGGCCAACCTGTCCATGAAGCTCGGCCGCCCGCTGACCTGGGATGCCAAGGCCGGCAAGGTCGTGGGTGACGACGAGGCGAACGGCTTGCTCAAGCGGCCGTATCGGAAGCCGTGGGTGCATCCGGCGGATAAGGCCTAG
- a CDS encoding sulfatase, with product MKSTWPAPIVLLNLVTFAVAGAASQTERGAQAGASRLPKPNLIFVLADQLRYQSCGFAGDSRARTPHLDRLASQSVVFRNAISGHPVCAPYRASLFTGKYTTSTGMVINELRMNPNHECLAHVLARHGYDTAYIGKWHLWANELGNHYDPKNSFTPPGPYRLGFDGFWAAYNFHHEYYKAYYHTNSLEKIPVNGYEPDFQTEMAAGLIDRFARSEKPFAVFLSVGTPHDPWGQDNVPPEYYAMFADEGGTPRFALPPNYKTENDPYADDWGRYRGPDERRRIPAMMRGYYAMTANLDWNLGRLLKAIDDAGIRDRTILVFTSDHGEMMGAQGRRAKNIFYEEAIRVPFLVRWPGKTPAGQSSDACLNTPDIMPTLLAMAGLPIPAKVEGMDLSHCAFGRSGPEPEAAFLQNTGACAIWQDGYEWRALRDKRYTYAIYRKDRKELLFDHVADPYQLRNLVTDAEQAPTLNRFRALLKKRMSELEDTFEASSWYRDHWVKDRIILRVR from the coding sequence ATGAAATCGACTTGGCCTGCTCCGATCGTCTTGTTGAATCTGGTCACCTTCGCCGTTGCCGGGGCGGCGAGTCAGACGGAACGGGGTGCACAGGCGGGTGCGTCTCGGCTTCCGAAGCCCAATCTGATTTTTGTCCTGGCGGACCAGCTCCGGTACCAGTCCTGCGGCTTTGCCGGCGACTCGAGGGCCAGAACGCCCCACCTCGACAGGCTGGCCAGCCAGAGCGTTGTGTTCCGCAACGCCATCTCCGGCCATCCGGTCTGTGCGCCTTACCGGGCCTCACTGTTCACCGGCAAATACACGACGTCCACCGGGATGGTGATCAACGAATTGCGCATGAATCCCAACCACGAGTGCCTGGCCCATGTGCTGGCCCGGCACGGGTACGACACGGCCTACATTGGCAAGTGGCACTTGTGGGCCAACGAGCTGGGGAACCACTACGACCCCAAGAACTCGTTTACGCCGCCGGGGCCTTACCGGTTGGGTTTCGATGGGTTCTGGGCGGCCTACAACTTCCACCACGAGTACTACAAGGCCTACTACCACACGAACAGCCTGGAGAAGATTCCGGTCAACGGCTATGAGCCTGATTTCCAGACGGAGATGGCCGCCGGCCTGATCGATCGCTTTGCCCGCTCGGAGAAACCCTTCGCTGTGTTCCTCTCCGTCGGCACGCCGCACGATCCCTGGGGGCAGGACAACGTGCCGCCCGAGTACTACGCCATGTTCGCCGACGAGGGCGGTACTCCGCGGTTCGCGCTACCGCCGAACTACAAAACGGAAAACGACCCGTACGCTGACGACTGGGGGCGATACAGAGGGCCGGACGAGCGCCGGAGGATTCCAGCGATGATGCGCGGCTACTACGCCATGACCGCCAATCTCGACTGGAACCTCGGCCGGCTGCTCAAGGCGATCGACGACGCCGGGATCCGGGACCGCACCATCCTGGTGTTCACTTCCGATCACGGCGAGATGATGGGCGCCCAGGGTCGGCGGGCCAAGAACATCTTCTACGAAGAGGCGATCCGCGTGCCATTTCTCGTGCGCTGGCCGGGCAAGACACCGGCCGGCCAGTCGAGCGACGCCTGCCTGAACACGCCGGACATCATGCCGACGCTTCTCGCGATGGCCGGCTTGCCCATTCCCGCCAAGGTCGAGGGCATGGACCTCAGCCACTGCGCGTTCGGCCGGTCGGGGCCCGAGCCTGAGGCGGCATTCCTGCAGAACACCGGGGCGTGCGCGATCTGGCAGGATGGCTACGAGTGGCGAGCCCTCCGCGACAAGCGGTACACCTACGCCATTTATCGTAAGGACCGCAAGGAACTGCTGTTCGACCATGTGGCCGATCCGTATCAGCTCCGGAACCTGGTCACCGACGCCGAGCAGGCCCCGACGCTGAATCGCTTCCGGGCCCTGCTGAAGAAACGGATGAGCGAGTTGGAGGACACCTTCGAGGCCAGCAGCTGGTACCGTGACCACTGGGTGAAGGACCGGATCATTCTTCGGGTGCGATAG
- a CDS encoding prepilin-type N-terminal cleavage/methylation domain-containing protein: protein MHQEPHSIPRDLCRTRATPGNRSWPRSGFTLIEVLAVVAIIALLIAILLPAFSHARQQAYGVSCRSNLRQLMTGMLLYVGGEKALPGTHGLFWMQALFGQEWPRPPGVTWDGPRDRQVALQYAPAYRQPYHLDPEFVADTPGKGTLYKYVKQAAVYVCPSDRPGPADDTDVGGGGNGRLSYSMNAYIGYRTPENLQSFVYVADSLNNQLPGGHRRVSFTAGQKVIFQPSRFMTMFEDHPFYHTNRNYPDGSFNCIDRIATRHALTSKSGRTEGRAGIAFLDGHAEGRLYPAKTLGRELFAEVGQPQFWRESGQPDIPNLSAFIKRIPGPCPW, encoded by the coding sequence ATGCATCAGGAACCGCATTCTATCCCCCGCGATCTGTGCCGGACTCGCGCCACCCCGGGCAACCGCTCATGGCCGCGATCGGGGTTTACCCTCATCGAAGTGCTGGCCGTGGTCGCGATCATCGCCCTCCTGATCGCCATCCTCCTCCCAGCCTTTTCCCACGCACGACAGCAGGCCTATGGCGTCAGCTGCCGATCAAACCTCCGGCAGCTCATGACCGGCATGCTCCTCTACGTCGGTGGCGAAAAGGCCCTTCCGGGTACGCACGGCCTGTTCTGGATGCAGGCCTTGTTCGGCCAGGAGTGGCCGCGGCCCCCGGGCGTGACCTGGGACGGGCCCCGCGACCGGCAGGTAGCCCTGCAGTACGCGCCCGCGTACCGGCAACCTTACCACCTCGATCCCGAGTTCGTCGCCGACACGCCGGGCAAGGGCACACTGTACAAGTACGTCAAGCAAGCCGCGGTCTACGTCTGCCCCTCCGACCGGCCCGGCCCGGCGGACGACACCGATGTCGGCGGCGGGGGCAACGGCCGGCTCAGCTACTCGATGAACGCCTACATCGGCTACCGAACGCCCGAGAACCTCCAGAGCTTCGTCTACGTGGCCGACTCGCTCAACAACCAACTACCCGGCGGCCACAGACGAGTCTCGTTCACCGCCGGTCAGAAGGTCATCTTCCAGCCCTCGCGGTTCATGACCATGTTCGAGGACCACCCGTTCTACCACACGAACCGAAACTACCCCGACGGGAGTTTCAACTGCATCGATCGCATCGCGACCCGGCACGCGCTCACCTCGAAGAGCGGGCGAACCGAGGGCCGGGCCGGCATCGCGTTCCTCGACGGCCACGCGGAGGGCCGCCTCTACCCCGCCAAGACGCTCGGCCGCGAACTCTTCGCCGAGGTCGGCCAGCCTCAGTTCTGGCGCGAATCCGGCCAGCCGGACATCCCCAATTTGTCCGCGTTCATCAAACGGATCCCAGGGCCGTGTCCGTGGTGA
- the dinB gene encoding DNA polymerase IV, with product MRSILHFDADAFFASVEQAADRRLRGRAIVVGGLHRGIVASASYEARAFGVYTPMPVAKARKRCPHLIVVPPRFELYEQFSDHIFGMAGEVAPIVEKQGVDEGYLDLTGTRQCLRKDPEEVAQELRANVKDWLKVTISQGLSRNKLLSQIASKLYKPDGLTVIPPCEDRELAFLHPLPVKWLPGVGPAGARLMQSAGLTRIGQVADMPMDWLSELMGSSARQLRDFARNIDNRPVVADRPEALSYGHQETFDEDTADAVFVDAKLRALVDHALVRLRADAKQARTVSVKIRYTDMDEHQGQSSLAEPTDVEQDMYPLLSKLLKRLWDRRVRLRMVQVTLTNVYHGYRQMDLFGVKQRQRDLALTCEAIRDRHGRKALMRAHDWVVSSGQSSQSDLQPAVSDQNQQ from the coding sequence ATGCGTTCGATTCTCCATTTCGATGCCGATGCGTTTTTTGCCTCCGTGGAGCAGGCGGCGGATCGACGGCTGCGCGGGCGGGCGATCGTGGTGGGGGGGCTGCACCGGGGGATTGTGGCGTCGGCCAGCTATGAGGCCCGGGCGTTCGGCGTTTACACTCCGATGCCGGTAGCCAAGGCCCGCAAGCGGTGCCCGCATTTGATCGTCGTACCGCCCCGGTTCGAGTTGTATGAGCAGTTTTCGGATCATATCTTCGGTATGGCCGGCGAGGTGGCTCCGATTGTCGAGAAGCAAGGCGTGGACGAGGGCTACCTGGACCTGACCGGCACGCGGCAGTGTCTCCGGAAGGATCCGGAAGAGGTGGCCCAGGAGTTGCGAGCCAACGTCAAAGACTGGCTCAAGGTGACCATCTCGCAGGGCCTGTCCCGCAACAAGCTGCTCAGCCAGATCGCCAGCAAGCTGTACAAGCCTGACGGGTTGACGGTCATTCCGCCGTGCGAGGATCGTGAGCTGGCGTTTCTGCACCCTTTGCCGGTCAAGTGGCTGCCGGGCGTCGGGCCGGCGGGGGCGCGGTTGATGCAGTCGGCGGGCCTGACCCGCATCGGCCAGGTGGCGGACATGCCGATGGACTGGCTGAGCGAGCTGATGGGCTCGTCCGCCCGGCAGCTCCGCGATTTTGCCCGTAACATCGACAACCGGCCAGTGGTGGCCGATCGGCCGGAGGCCCTTTCCTACGGGCACCAGGAGACCTTCGACGAAGATACGGCCGACGCCGTGTTCGTGGACGCCAAGCTGCGAGCGTTGGTCGACCATGCCTTGGTGCGGTTGCGGGCGGATGCCAAGCAGGCCCGTACGGTCAGCGTCAAGATCCGCTACACGGACATGGACGAGCACCAGGGGCAGAGCAGCCTGGCCGAGCCGACCGACGTCGAGCAGGATATGTACCCTCTGCTGTCCAAGCTGCTCAAGCGATTGTGGGATCGGCGGGTAAGGCTCCGCATGGTCCAGGTCACGTTGACCAACGTCTACCATGGGTATCGGCAAATGGACCTGTTCGGCGTCAAGCAGAGGCAGCGCGACCTAGCGTTGACTTGCGAGGCAATCCGCGACCGGCATGGCCGGAAGGCCCTGATGCGGGCTCATGATTGGGTGGTGAGTAGTGGTCAGAGCAGTCAGAGCGATCTGCAACCAGCGGTCAGCGATCAGAATCAGCAATAG
- a CDS encoding DNA polymerase III subunit alpha yields the protein MFLSLHNRSAHSFGSSLTTPAQLMEFAVRHGMSAIALTDLHGLYGVVAFQQACEKAGIRPVIGAELMLRDGPAVTMLVRNSIGYGHLCRLVSTHHLREEPLGIADLCAHAEGLWCLLGSGQRSAVSGQQEGREGAVGRLRTMLNSGALREAFAGWLYVELAIHHPDDAAEARRRGRTADEAGVPVVATCESRCPRPEMNPILRALASIGTLTLLGVPHADKPLGRWHLRTPAEMARLFRRRPDALTNTAAIAEQCDFRFDFSSNRFPAFDAPDGKTAVRYLRELCVAGCRRRYVDELPQRGIGGRRPSMAEALSRLDRELAVIEQVGYAEYFLVFHEIVSYCRGRGIATLARGSAADSLVCYALGVSHACPFRFDLPFDRFLNPERAKFSKMADIDLDLPWDRREEVMRWVYERWGHDRVAMIGAANTYRARAAVAELGKVYGLPPHEIHKFTRRLPWFGRVADFQAGGEEEREEAGAIGGGPPPHRQEERHRAIARPGSAQLEEPYRTILRTAGALEGLPHHWSMHPCGLVVSPESLTALVPVQRSPRGLLVAQYDMDAIEDLGFIKIDLLGQAGLSVLRDSVAEINRTEREPIDLATDVDYSDDRTWSMIASGGARGVHHIESPAMTSLIRQCNCRDIDALTAIVAIIRPGAANQGKKDRFARRYQGLEPASYVHPAIENSLASTYGLMVFEEHILQVVVDFAGMNLGRADVLRRALNKQKRELIAELKGEFWSSARRMGRREDEIAAVWDMVGGFCGFMFNKAHSAEYAVEAFQGAWLKCRWPAHYLAAILSNYRGFYAQSPTLPQILYVLEALRLGVGFRPPCVNRSGPRFRVERSESDGRGFIRVPLSHIQGLSEAWLDRYHGERERGLFIDLADFIERCRPGDAESQLLLDSGALDALGENRSAMFWQMRRLLKESRRGGSLFAAHPRRGNSPVDPSSSDRQSPGLPIRLTRPDVWQTAQREMELLGFPITMEPLTFLSRDDRGRYIDWPGYTPVSELSVRSRRRVAVCGLMVADRLNTTSGGEMMKFVTLADRTGFVEAILFPDTYRHFGHLTVSQPILAATGVLEPFENGNGFAFRVERVEPPRRVG from the coding sequence ATGTTCCTTTCGCTGCACAATCGTTCCGCTCATTCGTTCGGGTCGTCGTTGACCACGCCGGCGCAGCTGATGGAGTTCGCGGTGCGGCATGGGATGTCCGCGATCGCGTTGACCGATTTGCACGGGCTTTACGGGGTGGTGGCGTTTCAGCAGGCCTGCGAGAAGGCGGGGATCCGGCCGGTGATCGGTGCTGAACTGATGCTGCGGGACGGCCCGGCGGTGACGATGCTTGTGCGCAACTCGATCGGGTACGGCCACCTCTGCCGGCTGGTATCGACGCATCACCTGCGCGAGGAGCCGTTGGGGATTGCGGATCTGTGCGCCCATGCGGAGGGGTTGTGGTGTTTGTTGGGGAGCGGTCAGCGATCAGCGGTGAGCGGTCAGCAAGAAGGGCGAGAGGGTGCTGTGGGCAGGTTGAGGACGATGCTCAACTCGGGCGCTCTTCGTGAGGCGTTCGCGGGGTGGCTGTACGTTGAGTTGGCGATTCACCATCCCGACGATGCGGCCGAGGCCCGGCGGCGGGGGCGGACGGCGGATGAGGCGGGGGTGCCGGTTGTGGCCACGTGCGAGTCACGGTGTCCGCGGCCGGAGATGAACCCGATCCTGCGAGCCTTGGCTTCGATCGGCACCCTGACCCTATTGGGCGTCCCGCACGCGGACAAGCCGCTTGGGCGGTGGCATCTGCGCACCCCGGCGGAGATGGCGCGGCTTTTCCGTCGCCGGCCGGACGCATTGACGAACACGGCGGCCATCGCCGAGCAATGTGACTTCCGGTTTGACTTTTCGAGCAACCGGTTTCCGGCGTTTGATGCGCCCGACGGCAAGACGGCCGTGCGGTATCTGCGCGAGTTGTGTGTGGCCGGCTGCCGGCGGCGGTATGTGGATGAGCTGCCGCAGCGAGGGATCGGTGGACGGCGGCCGTCGATGGCGGAGGCTCTGAGCCGGCTGGATCGCGAGTTGGCGGTGATCGAGCAGGTTGGCTATGCGGAGTACTTCCTGGTTTTCCACGAGATCGTCTCCTACTGCCGCGGTCGGGGCATCGCCACGCTGGCCCGGGGGTCGGCGGCCGACTCGCTGGTCTGTTACGCGCTGGGTGTGAGCCACGCCTGCCCGTTCCGGTTTGACCTTCCGTTTGATCGTTTCCTCAACCCGGAGCGAGCCAAGTTCAGCAAGATGGCCGACATCGATCTGGACTTGCCCTGGGACCGGCGCGAGGAGGTCATGCGCTGGGTGTACGAGCGCTGGGGACACGATCGAGTGGCGATGATCGGGGCGGCCAACACTTACCGGGCGCGGGCGGCGGTAGCCGAACTGGGCAAGGTCTACGGTCTTCCGCCGCATGAGATCCACAAGTTTACGAGGCGATTGCCCTGGTTTGGGCGAGTCGCGGATTTCCAGGCGGGCGGCGAGGAGGAGCGGGAGGAAGCCGGAGCGATAGGCGGAGGGCCGCCGCCTCATCGTCAAGAGGAGCGTCACCGGGCGATCGCTCGCCCAGGCAGCGCGCAACTCGAGGAGCCCTACCGCACCATCCTCCGGACCGCCGGGGCACTGGAAGGATTGCCGCATCATTGGTCGATGCACCCTTGCGGGTTGGTGGTATCGCCGGAGTCGTTGACCGCGCTGGTGCCGGTGCAGCGTTCACCGCGCGGCTTGCTGGTTGCCCAGTACGACATGGACGCGATCGAGGATCTGGGCTTCATCAAGATCGACCTGCTCGGCCAGGCAGGGTTGTCCGTGCTCCGTGACAGTGTGGCGGAGATCAACCGCACCGAGCGCGAGCCGATCGATCTGGCCACGGACGTGGACTACTCGGACGACCGGACCTGGTCGATGATTGCCAGTGGCGGCGCCCGGGGTGTGCATCACATTGAATCGCCCGCCATGACCAGTCTGATTCGCCAGTGTAACTGCCGGGACATTGACGCGCTGACCGCGATTGTAGCCATTATCCGGCCGGGTGCGGCCAACCAGGGCAAGAAGGACCGGTTTGCCCGCCGCTACCAGGGGCTCGAGCCGGCGAGCTACGTGCATCCCGCGATCGAGAATTCGCTGGCGAGCACCTATGGGCTGATGGTCTTCGAAGAGCACATTCTGCAGGTGGTGGTGGATTTCGCGGGGATGAACCTCGGCCGGGCGGACGTGCTCCGTCGGGCATTGAACAAGCAGAAGCGGGAGCTGATCGCCGAGTTGAAGGGCGAGTTCTGGAGCAGCGCCCGCCGGATGGGTCGTCGCGAGGACGAGATCGCGGCGGTGTGGGACATGGTCGGCGGATTCTGCGGATTCATGTTCAACAAGGCCCACTCGGCCGAGTACGCGGTCGAGGCCTTCCAGGGCGCGTGGCTCAAGTGCCGCTGGCCGGCGCATTATCTGGCGGCCATTCTCTCCAACTACCGCGGCTTTTACGCCCAATCGCCGACATTGCCGCAAATCCTGTACGTGCTCGAGGCTCTGCGATTGGGGGTCGGCTTCCGCCCGCCGTGCGTCAATCGCTCGGGCCCGCGATTCCGCGTCGAACGAAGCGAGAGTGATGGCCGGGGGTTCATTCGCGTGCCGCTGAGTCACATTCAAGGTCTGTCCGAGGCATGGTTGGACCGCTACCACGGCGAGCGAGAACGAGGCCTGTTCATCGACCTGGCGGATTTCATTGAGCGATGCCGGCCGGGCGACGCGGAATCCCAGTTGTTGCTCGACAGCGGGGCGCTCGATGCACTGGGTGAAAACCGGTCGGCGATGTTCTGGCAGATGCGGCGATTGCTCAAGGAGAGCCGTCGGGGCGGGAGCCTGTTTGCGGCACACCCGCGGCGCGGCAACTCGCCCGTGGACCCTTCCTCAAGCGATCGCCAGTCGCCCGGTCTGCCGATCCGTCTCACCCGCCCCGACGTCTGGCAGACTGCCCAGCGGGAGATGGAACTGCTCGGCTTTCCAATCACGATGGAGCCGCTGACTTTCCTGAGCCGCGACGACAGGGGTCGGTACATTGACTGGCCGGGTTACACGCCGGTGAGCGAACTGAGCGTTCGTTCACGGCGGCGGGTCGCGGTCTGCGGCCTGATGGTGGCCGACCGGCTCAATACCACGTCAGGCGGCGAGATGATGAAGTTCGTCACCCTGGCCGACCGCACCGGTTTCGTCGAGGCGATTTTGTTTCCCGACACCTACCGGCATTTCGGTCACTTGACGGTGAGTCAGCCGATCCTGGCTGCGACGGGTGTCCTCGAACCGTTCGAAAACGGCAACGGCTTCGCGTTTCGCGTGGAGCGGGTCGAGCCGCCACGCAGAGTTGGCTGA